One part of the Arabidopsis thaliana chromosome 1 sequence genome encodes these proteins:
- a CDS encoding epidermal patterning factor-like protein (unknown protein; BEST Arabidopsis thaliana protein match is: unknown protein (TAIR:AT1G72690.1); Has 57 Blast hits to 45 proteins in 9 species: Archae - 0; Bacteria - 0; Metazoa - 0; Fungi - 0; Plants - 57; Viruses - 0; Other Eukaryotes - 0 (source: NCBI BLink).), producing MAEPKQSSLSEVKTNVIGSRKEEKESMFHGKETHGRSEDIDEKTRVDDVKGPGVLGRMMEEMEAIVDAVTPNKSSDK from the exons ATGGCGGAACCAAAACAAAGCTCTCTTTCTG agGTGAAGACAAATGTGATTGGAAgcagaaaagaagagaaggaatcGATGTTTCATGGGAAAGAGACTCATGGAAGAAGTGAAGACATTGATGAGAAGACAAGGGTTGATGATGTTAAAGGACCTGGTGTTCTCGGGCGTATGATGGAAGAAATGGAAGCCATTGTTGACGCTGTTACTCCTAACAAAAGTTCTGACAAGTAA
- the DRG1 gene encoding developmentally regulated G-protein 1 (developmentally regulated G-protein 1 (DRG1); CONTAINS InterPro DOMAIN/s: Small GTP-binding protein (InterPro:IPR005225), TGS (InterPro:IPR004095), GTP1/OBG (InterPro:IPR006073), GTP1/OBG, conserved site (InterPro:IPR006074), GTP-binding protein, HSR1-related (InterPro:IPR002917); BEST Arabidopsis thaliana protein match is: P-loop containing nucleoside triphosphate hydrolases superfamily protein (TAIR:AT1G72660.3); Has 20324 Blast hits to 20306 proteins in 2951 species: Archae - 770; Bacteria - 13313; Metazoa - 856; Fungi - 587; Plants - 375; Viruses - 0; Other Eukaryotes - 4423 (source: NCBI BLink).) encodes MGIIERIKEIEAEMARTQKNKATEYHLGQLKAKIAKLRTQLLEPPKGASGGGEGFEVTKYGHGRVALIGFPSVGKSTLLTMLTGTHSEAASYEFTTLTCIPGVIHYNDTKIQLLDLPGIIEGASEGKGRGRQVIAVAKSSDLVLMVLDASKSEGHRQILTKELEAVGLRLNKTPPQIYFKKKKTGGISFNTTAPLTHIDEKLCYQILHEYKIHNAEVLFRENATVDDFIDVIEGNRKYIKCVYVYNKIDVVGIDDVDRLSRQPNSIVISCNLKLNLDRLLARMWDEMGLVRVYSKPQGQQPDFDEPFVLSSDRGGCTVEDFCNHVHRTLVKDMKYALVWGTSTRHNPQNCGLSQHLEDEDVVQIVKKKERDEGGRGRFKSHSNAPARIADREKKAPLKQ; translated from the exons AGTATCATCTTGGTCAGCTCAAGGCAAAGATTGCAAAACTCAGGACACAACTGTTGGAGCCTCCAAAA GGTGCTAGTGGAGGCGGGGAAGGTTTTGAAGTTACCAAGTATGGTCATGGACGTGTTGCACTTATAGGATTTCCTAG TGTCGGAAAGTCCACGCTTTTGACTATGTTAACTGGAACACATTCTGAAGCAGCCTCATATGAATTTACAACACTTACATGCATCCCTGGTGTAATTCACTACAACGACACAAAGATTCAGCTTCTCGATCTTCCTGGGATTATTGAAGGTGCTTCGGAAGGAAAGGGGCGAGGAAGGCAG GTTATTGCTGTTGCAAAGTCTTCCGACCTTGTATTGATGGTTCTTGATGCCTCAAAA aGCGAAGGCCACAGGCAAATATTGACTAAGGAACTTGAGGCAGTGGGCTTGCGACTAAACAAAACTCCTCCGCAG atatactttaaaaagaaaaagactgGTGGAATCTCTTTCAACACTACAGCACCCTTGACTCACATTGATGAGAAGCTCTGTTATCAAATCCTGCATGAATACAAGATTCACAATGCTGAG GTGCTATTTCGTGAGAATGCCACAGTGGATGACTTTATTGATGTCATTGAAGGCAACCGCAAGTATATTAAGTGTGTTTATGTCTACAACAAAATAGATGTTGTTGGAATTGATGATGTGGATAGACTATCCCGGCAGCCAAATTCCATTGTTATTAGCTGCAATCTTAAG CTTAACTTAGACAGACTACTTGCAAGGATGTGGGACGAAATGGGCCTTGTGAGAGTTTACTCGAAGCCGCAAGGCCAGCAACCAGATTTCGATGAGCCTTTTGTCCTCTCATCT GATCGAGGTGGCTGCACAGTGGAAGACTTCTGTAACCACGTCCACAGGACTCTGGTGAAGGATATGAAGTATGCACTCGTTTGGGGCACAAGCACAAGGCACAATCCACAGAATTGTGGTCTTTCTCAACATCTTGAAGACGAAGATGTTGTTCAGATCGTCAAGAAAAAG GAGAGAGACGAAGGAGGAAGAGGCCGGTTCAAGTCACACTCAAACGCCCCTGCTAGAATTGcagacagagagaaaaaagctCCTCTTAAGCAATAA
- the IQD7 gene encoding IQ-domain 7 (IQ-domain 7 (IQD7); CONTAINS InterPro DOMAIN/s: IQ calmodulin-binding region (InterPro:IPR000048); BEST Arabidopsis thaliana protein match is: IQ-domain 8 (TAIR:AT1G72670.1); Has 807 Blast hits to 806 proteins in 36 species: Archae - 0; Bacteria - 0; Metazoa - 22; Fungi - 5; Plants - 778; Viruses - 0; Other Eukaryotes - 2 (source: NCBI BLink).), with protein MGGSGNWIRSLISNRKPVNDQQEKLSDKSSKKKWKLWRISSESLASSSFKSRGSYAASSLGSELPSFSADEAFTTAMAALIRAPPRDFLMVKREWASTRIQAAFRAFLARQAFRALKAVVRIQAIFRGRQVRKQAAVTLRCMQALVRVQSRVRAHRRAPSDSLELKDPVKQTEKGWCGSPRSIKEVKTKLQMKQEGAIKRERAMVYALTHQSRTCPSPSGRAITHHGLRKSSPGWNWYDDVGTFSRKSSESSVLSEYETVTVRKNNLSSTRVLARPPLLLPPVSSGMSYDSLHDETSTSSTSQSPVAFSSSVLDGGGYYRKPSYMSLTQSTQAKQRQSGLSCNGDARRSAGSDQCTDLYPPGNVWAKSQRS; from the exons ATGGGTGGGTCAGGAAATTGGATTAGATCACTGATATCTAACAGAAAACCCGTAAATGATCAG CAGGAGAAGTTAAGTGATAAGAGCAgcaagaagaaatggaagctGTGGAGGATTTCATCGGAGAGCttagcatcttcttctttcaagaGCCGAGGAAGCTATGCAGCTTCTTCGTTAGGTTCAGAGCTACCGTCTTTCTCGGCTGACGAGGCTTTTACTACGGCCATGGCAGCACTCATTCGAGCTCCTCCTAGGGATTTTTTGATGGTTAAGAGAGAATGGGCTTCAACAAGAATCCAGGCTGCTTTTCGTGCTTTCCTC gCAAGACAGGCGTTTAGAGCTCTGAAGGCTGTCGTGAGAATTCAGGCCATTTTTCGTGGCAGACAAGTTAGGAAACAAGCTGCCGTTACACTCAGGTGTATGCAAGCTCTTGTTCGTGTTCAGTCTCGTGTAAGAGCTCATCGTAGAGCGCCTTCTGACTCGCTTGAGCTAAAAGATCCTGTTAAGCAGACCGAG AAGGGTTGGTGTGGTAGCCCCAGAAGTATAAAAGAAGTGAAAACGAAGTTACAGATGAAGCAAGAAGGGGCTATTAAGAGGGAGAGAGCTATGGTTTATGCGCTCACACATCAG TCGAGGACGTGTCCAAGTCCAAGCGGAAGAGCGATTACGCATCATGGTTTGCGCAAGAGCAGTCCTGGTTGGAACTGGTATGATGATGTTGGGACATTTTCAAGGAAAAGTAGTGAGAGCAGTGTGTTATCTGAATATGAGACTGTAACAGTCAGGAAGAACAATCTTTCTTCAACTAGAGTTCTTGCCAgacctcctcttcttcttcctccggtTTCGTCTGGCATGAGTTATGATTCTTTACACGATGAAACATCAACATCATCGACATCTCAATCACCAGTTGCATTCTCCAGCAGTGTTCTTGATGGTGGTGGGTACTATCGAAAGCCGAGCTACATGAGCCTGACACAATCTACTCAAGCCAAGCAGAGACAATCAGGATTATCTTGCAACGGAGATGCAAGACGCAGTGCTGGTTCAGACCAGTGTACTGATCTATACCCTCCGGGGAATGTCTGGGCCAAGAGCCAGCGAAGCTAA